The Mercurialis annua linkage group LG2, ddMerAnnu1.2, whole genome shotgun sequence genome contains a region encoding:
- the LOC126669816 gene encoding DNA repair protein RAD5B isoform X1: MEIAATEEENISKIKSEILDSGNDNDPAVTVKRAGMGKGFRVSIDVKQEPFQAPEESALKPLFRVKQEPDLGFEDKKDLDSADSKAVQMEESLDNQTVDRNKALEAEIKVKAEPKESEDAIMEENPRELDVPRKEEPKELSVSANEVLKNVEQIKEVSSESDQPKRVFSKSIHDMTFPEYLAYSEDRPLNPSKTKSTNTKVKEEPDLVLIEDKTNDVKAKAPVSDTRIVNGVKVEDGDFPEEKDWYLVGRAMVTGLSTSKGRKLVDNEIVNFVFPNTNFRNNSRWIVRFATKRSGEIGRLPMEWGKCVVPLVSSRKVKVLGRCVAAPPTLHIMQEIMLYISFYIHSSIFTEIDKSTWKLGSPSNIDSTIYPLVTLFKLLKIGPYQKADFTPEELDSRKRSLNLECSSKQCDLGEAAMVLPMGKRRKGSEQHQEQDKDEQAISESSLNKLVGAVDTYNLEEMEPPRTLMCSLRPYQKQALYWMSEREKGIDVEKAAETKHPCWEAYRIPDSRASSIFVNIFSGEAATQFPAATQMARGGILADAMGLGKTVMTISVILARPGKGSAYIQESINMKNGRGGTLIVCPMALLGQWKDELETHSEPESISIFVHYGGDRTNNPRILAGYDVVLTTYGVLTAAYKSAMENSIFHKVEWSRVVLDEAHTIKSWKTVGAQAAFKLSSHSRWCLTGTPLQNNLEDLYSLLCFLRVEPWCNWAWWSKMIQRPYENGDPRGLKLIKAILRPLMLRRTKETKDKDGRPILVLPPTDIQIIECEHSEAEYDFYDALFRRSKVQFDQFVEQGKVLHNYASILELLLRLRQCCNHPFLVLSRADSQQYSDLNKLAKRFLETNVDSATPGQTGPTRAYVEEVVEGIRKGENTECPICMEYADDPVLTSCAHRMCRECLLSSWRTSTIGLCPICRTQLKKTELITCPTENKFRVDVEKNWKESSKVSKLLECLEQIQKSGCDEKSIIFSQWTSFLDLLEIPLKRRGIGFLRFDGRLVQKQREKVLKEFNETNEKMVLLMSLKAGGVGLNLTAASNVFIMDPWWNPAVEEQAIMRIHRIGQKRTVVVRRFIIKDTVEERMQQVQARKQRMISGALTDEEVRSARIEQLKMLFR, encoded by the exons GATAATCAGACAGTTGATCGAAACAAGGCGCTGGAGGCGGAGATTAAAGTGAAAGCGGAACCTAAAGAATCAGAGGATGCTATAATGGAGGAAAACCCTAGAGAATTAGATGTTCCAAGGAAGGAGGAGCCTAAGGAATTATCCGTATCCGCGAATGAGGTATTGAAAAATGTCGAGCAAATTAAAGAAGTGAGTTCAGAGAGTGATCAACCAAAGCGTGTGTTTTCAAAAAGTATTCATGACATGACATTCCCGGAATATTTGGCATACTCCGAAGATAGACCCTTAAACCCTAGTAAGACTAAGAGTACCAACACTAAGGTTAAAGAGGAGCCTGATTTAGTACTAATAGAGGATAAGACCAATGATGTTAAGGCGAAAGCGCCTGTTAGCGATACAAGGATTGTTAATGGTGTTAAAGTGGAAGATGGTGATTTCCCGGAAGAGAAAGATTGGTACTTGGTTGGTAGAGCTATGGTTACCGGCTTATCCACTAGTAAAGGGAGGAAATTAGTTGATAatgaaattgtcaattttgtgTTTCCTAATACTAATTTCAGAAACAATTCCCGATGGATTGTTCGTTTTGCTACTAAACGCTCTGGAGAG ATTGGCCGGCTTCCGATGGAATGGGGAAAATGTGTTGTTCCTCTTGTGAGTTCGAGAAAGGTTAAAGTTCTCGGAAGGTGTGTAGCTGCACCTCCTACTCTTCACATTATGCAAGAGATAATGTTGTATATCAG CTTTTATATTCACAGTTCAATATTTACTGAGATAGATAAGTCAACATGGAAGCTAGGATCTCCTTCGAACATAGACTCTACGATTTATCCTCTTGTTACTTTGTTCAAATTGCTCAAAATTGGACCGTACCAGAAg GCAGACTTTACCCCTGAGGAGCTTGATTCTCGAAAGCGATCACTGAACCTTGAA TGTTCATCAAAACAGTGCGATCTGGGTGAAGCTGCTATGGTGTTGCCTATGGGAAAGAGGAGAAAGGGTTCCGAGCAGCATCAAGAACAAGACAAAGACGAACAAGCTATTTCTGAGTCATCTCTAAATAAGCTTGTTGGTGCTGTAGATACATACAACTTGGAG GAGATGGAGCCTCCACGTACACTAATGTGCAGTTTAAGGCCATACCAGAAACAAGCTTTGTATTGGATGTCTGAGCGCGAGAAAGGGATTGATGTTGAGAAAGCAGCAGAAACTAAGCATCCATGCTGGGAAGCATATCGTATACCTGACTC AAGGGCTTCCTCTATTTTTGTGAACATCTTCTCTGGGGAGGCAGCCACACAATTTCCAGCTGCAACGCAGATGGCCAGAGGAGGA ATTCTTGCAGATGCTATGGGTCTTGGAAAGACAGTGATGACTATTTCTGTAATACTGGCAAGACCTGGAAAAGGAAGCGCATACATTCAAGAAAGCATAAACATGAAGAACGGAAGAGGTGGCACTCTAATTGTATGTCCCATGGCATTGCTAGGTCAATGGAAG GATGAGCTAGAAACGCATTCGGAACCTGAAAGCATTTCCATTTTTGTTCACTATGGTGGCGATAGAACAAATAATCCCAGGATTCTCGCTGGATATGATGTGGTCTTGACAACATATGGTGTTCTGACGGCAGCATATAAATCA GCTATGGAGAACAGCATCTTCCATAAAGTTGAGTGGTCAAGGGTGGTGTTGGATGAAGCTCATACTATAAAATCCTGGAAAACAGTAGGTGCTCAAGCTGCCTTCAAATTATCCTCACACTCCAGGTGGTGTCTCACTGGAACACCTCTTCAG AATAACTTGGAAGACCTATACAGCCTTCTATGCTTCTTGCGTGTCGAACCTTGGTGCAACTGGGCATG GTGGAGCAAAATGATTCAGAGGCCTTACGAGAATGGTGATCCAAGAGGGCTGAAATTGATCAAGGCTATTTTGAGGCCACTGATGTTGAGAAGAACTAAGGAAACCAAAGACAAAGATGGAAG GCCAATACTTGTTCTTCCTCCCACTGATATTCAAATCATTGAGTGCGAACATTCAGAAGCTGAGTATGATTTCTATGATGCACTGTTCAGAAGATCAAAG GTTCAGTTTGACCAGTTTGTGGAGCAAGGGAAGGTTCTTCACAATTATGCATCTATTCTTGAGCTATTGCTTCGATTGAGGCAGTGTTGCAATCACCCTTTTCTTGTCTTAAG CCGAGCTGACTCTCAACAGTATAGTGACTTGAACAAGCTTGCAAAAAGGTTCTTGGAAACAAATGTCGATTCTGCTACTCCAGGACAAACAGGGCCCACGCGAGCATATGTTGAAGAGGTTGTTGAGGGCATCCGAAAGGGTGAAAATACAGAATGTCCCATCTGCATGGAGTATGCAGATGACCCTGTGCTCACATCATGTGCACATAGGATGTGCAGAGAATGTCTCCTTTCAAGCTGGCGAACGTCAACTATCGGGCTATGCCCAATCTGCCGAACTCAGCTGAAGAAAACGGAACTCATTACGTGCCCAACAGAGAACAAGTTCCGAGTTGACGTTGAAAAGAACTGGAAAGAGTCTTCAAAGGTCTCAAAGCTCTTAGAATGCTtagaacaaattcaaaaatcagGCTGTGATGAAAAGAGCATTATCTTCAGCCAGTGGACTTCGTTTTTGGACCTTTTAGAGATTCCATTGAAAAGGAGAGGAATTGGGTTCTTAAGATTTGATGGAAGATTAGTGCAGAAGCAAAGAGAGAAGGTCTTGAAGGAGTTCAATGAAACTAATGAaaaaatg GTGCTATTGATGTCTCTCAAAGCTGGTGGTGTTGGTCTGAATCTAACTGCAGCCTCCAATGTCTTCATAATG GATCCATGGTGGAATCCTGCTGTAGAGGAGCAAGCAATCATGAGAATTCATCGCATAGGACAAAAGCGAACAGTTGTTGTTCGAAGATTCATCATCAAG GACACGGTGGAGGAAAGGATGCAACAAGTCCAAGCAAGGAAGCAACGGATGATATCCGGAGCTCTGACCGATGAAGAAGTCCGGTCTGCTCGGATTGAACAACTCAAAATGCTATTTAGATGa
- the LOC126669816 gene encoding DNA repair protein RAD5B isoform X2, producing the protein MEIAATEEENISKIKSEILDSGNDNDPAVTVKRAGMGKGFRVSIDVKQEPFQAPEESALKPLFRVKQEPDLGFEDKKDLDSADSKAVQMEESLDNQTVDRNKALEAEIKVKAEPKESEDAIMEENPRELDVPRKEEPKELSVSANEVLKNVEQIKEVSSESDQPKRVFSKSIHDMTFPEYLAYSEDRPLNPSKTKSTNTKVKEEPDLVLIEDKTNDVKAKAPVSDTRIVNGVKVEDGDFPEEKDWYLVGRAMVTGLSTSKGRKLVDNEIVNFVFPNTNFRNNSRWIVRFATKRSGEIGRLPMEWGKCVVPLVSSRKVKVLGRCVAAPPTLHIMQEIMLYISFYIHSSIFTEIDKSTWKLGSPSNIDSTIYPLVTLFKLLKIGPYQKADFTPEELDSRKRSLNLECDLGEAAMVLPMGKRRKGSEQHQEQDKDEQAISESSLNKLVGAVDTYNLEEMEPPRTLMCSLRPYQKQALYWMSEREKGIDVEKAAETKHPCWEAYRIPDSRASSIFVNIFSGEAATQFPAATQMARGGILADAMGLGKTVMTISVILARPGKGSAYIQESINMKNGRGGTLIVCPMALLGQWKDELETHSEPESISIFVHYGGDRTNNPRILAGYDVVLTTYGVLTAAYKSAMENSIFHKVEWSRVVLDEAHTIKSWKTVGAQAAFKLSSHSRWCLTGTPLQNNLEDLYSLLCFLRVEPWCNWAWWSKMIQRPYENGDPRGLKLIKAILRPLMLRRTKETKDKDGRPILVLPPTDIQIIECEHSEAEYDFYDALFRRSKVQFDQFVEQGKVLHNYASILELLLRLRQCCNHPFLVLSRADSQQYSDLNKLAKRFLETNVDSATPGQTGPTRAYVEEVVEGIRKGENTECPICMEYADDPVLTSCAHRMCRECLLSSWRTSTIGLCPICRTQLKKTELITCPTENKFRVDVEKNWKESSKVSKLLECLEQIQKSGCDEKSIIFSQWTSFLDLLEIPLKRRGIGFLRFDGRLVQKQREKVLKEFNETNEKMVLLMSLKAGGVGLNLTAASNVFIMDPWWNPAVEEQAIMRIHRIGQKRTVVVRRFIIKDTVEERMQQVQARKQRMISGALTDEEVRSARIEQLKMLFR; encoded by the exons GATAATCAGACAGTTGATCGAAACAAGGCGCTGGAGGCGGAGATTAAAGTGAAAGCGGAACCTAAAGAATCAGAGGATGCTATAATGGAGGAAAACCCTAGAGAATTAGATGTTCCAAGGAAGGAGGAGCCTAAGGAATTATCCGTATCCGCGAATGAGGTATTGAAAAATGTCGAGCAAATTAAAGAAGTGAGTTCAGAGAGTGATCAACCAAAGCGTGTGTTTTCAAAAAGTATTCATGACATGACATTCCCGGAATATTTGGCATACTCCGAAGATAGACCCTTAAACCCTAGTAAGACTAAGAGTACCAACACTAAGGTTAAAGAGGAGCCTGATTTAGTACTAATAGAGGATAAGACCAATGATGTTAAGGCGAAAGCGCCTGTTAGCGATACAAGGATTGTTAATGGTGTTAAAGTGGAAGATGGTGATTTCCCGGAAGAGAAAGATTGGTACTTGGTTGGTAGAGCTATGGTTACCGGCTTATCCACTAGTAAAGGGAGGAAATTAGTTGATAatgaaattgtcaattttgtgTTTCCTAATACTAATTTCAGAAACAATTCCCGATGGATTGTTCGTTTTGCTACTAAACGCTCTGGAGAG ATTGGCCGGCTTCCGATGGAATGGGGAAAATGTGTTGTTCCTCTTGTGAGTTCGAGAAAGGTTAAAGTTCTCGGAAGGTGTGTAGCTGCACCTCCTACTCTTCACATTATGCAAGAGATAATGTTGTATATCAG CTTTTATATTCACAGTTCAATATTTACTGAGATAGATAAGTCAACATGGAAGCTAGGATCTCCTTCGAACATAGACTCTACGATTTATCCTCTTGTTACTTTGTTCAAATTGCTCAAAATTGGACCGTACCAGAAg GCAGACTTTACCCCTGAGGAGCTTGATTCTCGAAAGCGATCACTGAACCTTGAA TGCGATCTGGGTGAAGCTGCTATGGTGTTGCCTATGGGAAAGAGGAGAAAGGGTTCCGAGCAGCATCAAGAACAAGACAAAGACGAACAAGCTATTTCTGAGTCATCTCTAAATAAGCTTGTTGGTGCTGTAGATACATACAACTTGGAG GAGATGGAGCCTCCACGTACACTAATGTGCAGTTTAAGGCCATACCAGAAACAAGCTTTGTATTGGATGTCTGAGCGCGAGAAAGGGATTGATGTTGAGAAAGCAGCAGAAACTAAGCATCCATGCTGGGAAGCATATCGTATACCTGACTC AAGGGCTTCCTCTATTTTTGTGAACATCTTCTCTGGGGAGGCAGCCACACAATTTCCAGCTGCAACGCAGATGGCCAGAGGAGGA ATTCTTGCAGATGCTATGGGTCTTGGAAAGACAGTGATGACTATTTCTGTAATACTGGCAAGACCTGGAAAAGGAAGCGCATACATTCAAGAAAGCATAAACATGAAGAACGGAAGAGGTGGCACTCTAATTGTATGTCCCATGGCATTGCTAGGTCAATGGAAG GATGAGCTAGAAACGCATTCGGAACCTGAAAGCATTTCCATTTTTGTTCACTATGGTGGCGATAGAACAAATAATCCCAGGATTCTCGCTGGATATGATGTGGTCTTGACAACATATGGTGTTCTGACGGCAGCATATAAATCA GCTATGGAGAACAGCATCTTCCATAAAGTTGAGTGGTCAAGGGTGGTGTTGGATGAAGCTCATACTATAAAATCCTGGAAAACAGTAGGTGCTCAAGCTGCCTTCAAATTATCCTCACACTCCAGGTGGTGTCTCACTGGAACACCTCTTCAG AATAACTTGGAAGACCTATACAGCCTTCTATGCTTCTTGCGTGTCGAACCTTGGTGCAACTGGGCATG GTGGAGCAAAATGATTCAGAGGCCTTACGAGAATGGTGATCCAAGAGGGCTGAAATTGATCAAGGCTATTTTGAGGCCACTGATGTTGAGAAGAACTAAGGAAACCAAAGACAAAGATGGAAG GCCAATACTTGTTCTTCCTCCCACTGATATTCAAATCATTGAGTGCGAACATTCAGAAGCTGAGTATGATTTCTATGATGCACTGTTCAGAAGATCAAAG GTTCAGTTTGACCAGTTTGTGGAGCAAGGGAAGGTTCTTCACAATTATGCATCTATTCTTGAGCTATTGCTTCGATTGAGGCAGTGTTGCAATCACCCTTTTCTTGTCTTAAG CCGAGCTGACTCTCAACAGTATAGTGACTTGAACAAGCTTGCAAAAAGGTTCTTGGAAACAAATGTCGATTCTGCTACTCCAGGACAAACAGGGCCCACGCGAGCATATGTTGAAGAGGTTGTTGAGGGCATCCGAAAGGGTGAAAATACAGAATGTCCCATCTGCATGGAGTATGCAGATGACCCTGTGCTCACATCATGTGCACATAGGATGTGCAGAGAATGTCTCCTTTCAAGCTGGCGAACGTCAACTATCGGGCTATGCCCAATCTGCCGAACTCAGCTGAAGAAAACGGAACTCATTACGTGCCCAACAGAGAACAAGTTCCGAGTTGACGTTGAAAAGAACTGGAAAGAGTCTTCAAAGGTCTCAAAGCTCTTAGAATGCTtagaacaaattcaaaaatcagGCTGTGATGAAAAGAGCATTATCTTCAGCCAGTGGACTTCGTTTTTGGACCTTTTAGAGATTCCATTGAAAAGGAGAGGAATTGGGTTCTTAAGATTTGATGGAAGATTAGTGCAGAAGCAAAGAGAGAAGGTCTTGAAGGAGTTCAATGAAACTAATGAaaaaatg GTGCTATTGATGTCTCTCAAAGCTGGTGGTGTTGGTCTGAATCTAACTGCAGCCTCCAATGTCTTCATAATG GATCCATGGTGGAATCCTGCTGTAGAGGAGCAAGCAATCATGAGAATTCATCGCATAGGACAAAAGCGAACAGTTGTTGTTCGAAGATTCATCATCAAG GACACGGTGGAGGAAAGGATGCAACAAGTCCAAGCAAGGAAGCAACGGATGATATCCGGAGCTCTGACCGATGAAGAAGTCCGGTCTGCTCGGATTGAACAACTCAAAATGCTATTTAGATGa
- the LOC126669387 gene encoding uncharacterized protein At4g14450, chloroplastic-like → MNPSPISIFSPNKIILFTSSSTYLIQIQTTKTESMASTSTQKPSRLQRKKPASLDINPPSYSGWNVAIPLLSPLITSPISTVSCFKNQQQIAAENENKASSSSSDSVVFKKWQHPAICHDSTPFVPSFFVSV, encoded by the coding sequence ATGAACCCATCCCCCATCTCTATTTTCTCTCCAAACAAAATAATACTCTTCACTTCATCTTCAACCTATTTAATTCAAATCCAAACCACCAAAACTGAATCCATGGCATCCACAAGCACACAGAAGCCGAGCCGTTTACAGCGCAAGAAACCGGCGTCGTTAGACATAAATCCGCCGTCATATTCCGGCTGGAACGTAGCCATTCCGCTTCTTTCTCCGCTTATTACTTCACCTATATCTACTGTTTCTTGCTtcaaaaatcaacaacaaatcgCAGCGGAAAACGAGAATAAAGCTTCTTCATCGTCTTCCGATAGCGTTGTGTTTAAGAAATGGCAGCATCCGGCGATCTGTCACGATTCTACTCCTTTTGTTCCGTCGTTTTTTGTTTctgtttaa